The nucleotide window TCGCTAATTAATGGATTGTGATACACACAAGGCGAGATTCAAACTCTAaatacttgcttaagcggacaaATAAGATGACCattcaataaatttaaattgattaaaataaatattaattatttttaatatttttaaattataaaatatttataataataattactatgtatattttttatttaaattttaataaaaaattttatataattttatgtattatcccgTGTAGGACACGAAAACATATACTAGTTTTACTAAATAATCCAAATTTTTTGTTTCGGTAGACATAATTCAAATGTTTGTACCATATCTTTTTTCgtcataaatgaaaaaaaatttgtgcaATTGTTCTATCAATATTTATTAATGAATATTCAGAATACTAATATATCTATTCATGAAAAAACGAATTAATTTTATACCTATAAAAAATAGACTATTGCTAATAAAACTACCAAAATTCTAAAAGATGATTTAGAATTCTCAAACTTAATGCTAGAAAACCAAGAAGGGGTCAGCCAACTCCTGCCAATTCTTATTGGGTTGGACTCCAAAGCCCAccacaaaaaaaatcatccCTCCACCATTTCCATTTactctaattatattttatttgccCCAATTTACCCTAATAACATTACCACTGCCGTTCCTCACCTCTCTATCTCTGTTCCGTCGCTCAAACTCCAGCAAACGGCGGCGCATCACAGACCTCTTCCTCACGCCGTCAACATTGTCCTCAACAACGCCGCTACGCGTCATCATCTTCGCCTCCCAAATAGACGATGTCACCACCACATTCGAAGATGCCGTCGTGGTCAACAACGCTTCTCATTCCTTCCATTCTTAATAGagccattttaatttttactggAGATACTTACTAtaattaagtaaaaattttgttattatcttttattaatctttatgattaatttaatgGAGATAATTGCTcagtatatatattatatatctaCATTAATTATGTgtcaatatttttagaaaagaactaaaagaagagatatataaatatatataatattattgctatataggaagcaaatataaattgctatgttcttttttattatattattatacaacTTAAAGTTATAGTATCATGTTACTATTAATTATAGATACTTGAtacaattatatcaaatttaattataaatctaaataaataaaatagatagtaattaatatttttcttaacatTTAATATTGCGTGCAATAAGCTTTTATGTTTGATATCCATATATAGTTTCCAATTTCAGCCCACAATGCGTGCAATAAGCTTTTATGTTTGATATCCATATATAGTTTCCAATTTCAGCCCACAATGCGTGCAATAAGCTTTTATGTTTGATATCCATATATAGTTTCCAATTTCAGCCCACAATGCGTGCAATAAGCTTTTATGTTTGATATCCATATATAGTTTCCAATTTCAGCCCACAATGCGTGCAATAAGCTTTTATGTTTGATATCCATATATAGTTTCCAATTTCAGCCCACAATGCGTGCAATAAGCTTTTATGTTTGATATCCATATATAGTTTCCAATTTCAGCCCACAATGCGTGCAATAAGCTTTTATGTTTGATATCCATATATAGTTTCCAATTTCAGCCCACAATGCGTGCAATAAGCTTTTATGTTTGATATCCATATATAGTTTCCAATTTCAGCCCACAATGCGTGCAATAAGCTTTTATGTTTGATATCCATATATAGTTTCCAATTTCAGCCCACAATGCGTGCAATAAGCTTTTATGTTTGATATCCATATATAGTTTCCAATTTCAGCCCACAATGCGTGCAATAAGCTTTTATGTTTGATATCCATATATAGTTTCCAATTTCAGCCCTATTTATACAGCaaactatatataatttttttaatagagcaattttaattttttattttatttttttcacatacatttttttctttaaatagtgattttttgttttaagtacagttttattaaaaattgCATTACtaatctaaaatataaaaagagaaaaaatgtgatacatatatccaaataaaaaaacttaaatatcaGAAAAAGAAATCTTAtattaaaacatttaaaaataacatatccaataaaaatagttgtaatatataaattgagacaacaatttaatttaaattaatgtaaaacgaatttaatcaaataccaatattagaactaaattacttaaataatatttaatttattctagtCCTTAGACACGTATAGATTAGAGTCATTCTCGTAACGACAACCAACCGAAACACCATAAGTTTGGATATTTAGAATTCGTGCAAATTCATATCATCCTCTTGTTAAATAAGTTTCATCATCCGCTATCCATGTAATACGGCAAGGTATAGAATTGTCACACCAAGAAACTAAACTGACCCTTATTCCCCTCAATGGCATTGCATTGATGCAAAAGAAGGTCtataatttctgaaaaaaattataaaattattttaataacgaaaaacttaaaataaaaaaaattaatatattaccaatcgttAAAATTACATATCCGTGTTTGACACGAATTTAGCAAAACTAAacttaaattgagaaaattcaaTCTCATTATATGCTCTATTTCAAAAATCTCCAGGCAGACGTAGAAAGCATGAAAGAGATGGAACTTAAATTTGGCCTACAAAGCTCCGCGGAAAAATTCCTTAATAAAAAATCGAGCTCATCCCAAGAAAACTAATTTTACCCACGTTCTATTAGATTGGTCATAATATATAAGTAGATCCAACCATCTTTCGATAAAATAGAGTTTACTGTCTCTTCTTTGGATGCTTACATCCATGTAGTTAGAACCCAAATCAGTGAATATAACTCGATAAGATATTTCATAGATGTATGTAATGCATTGTAAACGATTGTGGGAAAAGACAATCGCACTAGAACATTAGACAAAAAGAATAAGTTGGAGTAAGAACAatcattaaattatcaaaagaataatttaataaaatgagtatataaaaaatactgtacaaaattataaattgtaccttaaaatgattaatttcgatgaaaaatgaagaatacattctatgagaaataataaaagaagaataataaatttaaagaaaatgagTCGACTCTCGTATCTAGATCTAGACTCATgtaccacaaaaaaaaaactctatAAGTCNNNNNNNNNNNNNNNNNNNNNNNNNNNNNNNNNNNNNNNNNNNNNNNNNNNNNNNNNNNNNNNNNNNNNNNNNNNNNNNNNNNNNNNNNNNNNNNNNNNNNNNNNNNNNNNNNNNNNNNNNNNNNNNNNNNNNNNNNNNNNNNNNNNNNNNNNNNNNNNNNNNNNNNNNNNNNNNNNNNNNNNNNNNaaaaataaatatattttcttaaattagtataatcatgcattattcattaaatgctaattgtaatataattataataaagatatttttctaaaaataattttagaagagaaaatagtaTTTTCATTACATAAGAATAGtactttctaaaaataaagatagtttcctaaattagtataattatgcattattacttaaatgctaattatagtataattataataaaaatattttataaaataaatttagaagagaaaatagtgCATTCATTTTGGCGGAAAAATGGATTCATGAGGAATCCACACCTCACTTCCATTAGATAGgggttttagtatattaagtagatagatatctataatataaatatacaaaatatattaggtgatgaatatttttttatttgtatttgttttaCATTAGAATTAACACTTTAACCAACTCTCCATTTATAGCATTCTCATAAATGTAAAAGAAAATCAATAGGCACTTCATTTTTGTTGgtgtgttattttttatttctttaaataccttcttatatattaattatatgtagGATAACTAATTTAGTAGTTAACCTTTAACATACAAATAGCATAACTGTAATTAGAATATTAGTATTTGAATAACCAACATTTTTTAAAGAGAATTGCCAACTACGCCTGCGATAGAACTGTTTCATTTAAGCATTTTATTTTTACCATTAGTTTCAACTTAAAATTAGGTTAATTTGATCATCATTTCTGCTAAGCAGATCTCTTGACTTATtctcaattaaaaatttagtaaatattttgaaaacttgaaaatatTTGAATGTGAACAATGATAGCCATAGGAACTTTCAGAGTAATTAAAGAAAAGTAGTGATAATCAACAATTTATATGAAAAACACCAACTATTAAATGATAAAGTTAAGGTAAAGAGCAAATATGATTATTGTATCACAATAATGAATAATCTACCATATTCACAAAGATTCATGGGGCAAATAGTTTTCCCATGTTAGTTTATACCGGTCTCCAAACTGTGAGCACTTCCTGAAACATCTCCATCATTAGCTCCCTATCAGCATGCTGAAAAAAGTTGTTTACTTCATCTCTAACATCATATATCTTTCCGAAGTCAAATAAGAAGGTCAAGCATCCTTTCTTTAACTTGTGTAATTGATAAAGCCAAGCTTCGTTGAGCCTTTCGAGAACATTTCCGGAGTTAAGATCTTCCAGTAGACTGTCTTCGCACACGTCTTTGAGACCGGTGATGTCATATTTATTGGCTGCTCCAAGCAATGCAAGCCGGTGTTTCCAGAAATCATCTTGCTTGATTGTTCCATACAAGTATCTTAGAAGAGCCGTGCAAGACTCTAGCGACATGTCTTCTATATGGATAGTAGACGACTCTTTCTCCCTCAGGTTGTGATGAAACATACTCTGGAACACCGGCGAACTTGCAGACAAGATTGCCTTGTGGGCTCTCAATGTACCATCAGCTGTAATAATGGTTAGGTCAGCATGAATAGCATCATCAAGCATGCGTGAGAGGCAACTAAGAGTACTTTGAGATGCAATGGATTGCAATTTTCCCTCGGATGGCCATATAGAACTAGCTTCCCCACCCTgagtttaaaagaaaaaggacaGTGGTTAAGCAGCAATCGTCCAGAACTAGATCAAAGGTTAAGATCAATTCAAGCAATAGAGAATTGGATGATATGCTATGCAAGCAACTCGAACTAACTTCAGGGGTTGCTActgatttcaaattttagaatGTCATTGATATATATATCTTAGGGAAACCATCTGCTACTTATATATTAAGGTAGTGTTTGGCTCTTGTCTCATGACAGAAAGGATGAAGATAGTGGAAAGTTGTGCCTCTAGCATGTGTTATTTTTGCAGGtacaaaaattagtttaaaaatcaATTCTCAAGACTTGTATCTCTATTATAGAATTACAGGTATTATCTTAAAAGTTGTTTCAAGACACCACCTAAAGGGAAACCATTGTACTTCTAAAGAGAAAATATAATTGTTTAGGTACTCCAATATCAAATATTGTTAAACTATTCATTCAGGGATAGGAACTCACATTCAGAGGGCATATCTTCAAGTCAAGAAATTCAACATCAATAATGAAGCGACCAACGAATGAAGTATCAACAGGCCAGACAAAGTCATCATATGTCCTAAGTATCCTTTCATGGACTGCAGcatcaaaagcaaaaagaaataagaatcaAGCTATGTTTCAACTTCATTGTGCAATGCTAAAACTGCTATTACAATCTCAAAAACACTTTGAGTTGCAATATGAAATTACCCTATTTCTTCTTGGAAAATAAAGTGGTAGAGAATAAGAAAGACATCAAAATCAAATGCAAACAAAACTAAGCCAGAGGACAACACTAATAACATGAGGCATACATAAGGGCTTGGGAGAGTTTTGGGGTTGGCTTAGGCCGACTCAATTCCGATACCGACAAAATTTTAGTCATGCATTGCTAACTTCATTTATGGGCCAGAATAGGACTGAATTAAACACTGTTTGTCTATGTGTTTCTGACTTTCCAGTCGCATTAACAGTAAAGCAGTTCCAATTTGGGGTCAGATGCAACAAATTACTGCCTCTACTGAAATTTGTTGAATATTAGAATACAAAAATCAGGAACCTTTTATTTATAACACACAAATAAAGTAATAAAGCAATAGTTGCTTCAACGGAGGGTGATGATCTGGATTTATTATCTTCCAAGCTCACTGCCAAACATGTCCTGCTCCAAGAACAAAATCAAAGTTTATTGCACCTACTTCACTTTACAAATTTATACTACTCCCTGGAACCTACAGTTTAATCAATTTGCCCTATCTATATCTCCATGCAAATAACCAAAAAAGTTTAGCCCTTTTTTCTTTATACCATTTTCACAAAACAAAAGGAACAGATATCATATGAGCCACATAACTAAGAGGCTGAAGTCAAGTCAATTACTTGGAAACTGTGTTACCGGGTGAGTACGTACCAGGGGAAATATAGAACCTGCGGGAAGAGCCAGCATTGGAAACTCGAAGAATGAAACGAGCAACGGGTGGCTGCTCCTTGGAGACACGAGAAGGTTCTGGAAACAGGTGTATGTAGAGGTACCTGTTTCTCTCTATGGATAAGTACCTGATCAGAAAATGGATGAACTGATGATTACGATAATCACAGAGAGAACAGAAATGGTGATTAGGTTAGGTTAGAATTAGATACCAGTTCCAGATTCCGACCTTGAAAGGGTCAGATTTCTTGTAGGAACAGGGTCCGAAGTTATCGATTTTCCATTGAGCTAAGCGCGCAATTGTGTCAACCCTTGAATCCCCCATGGCCATGGCAAAAGGAGAAGACGAAGAAGGAGACTGAGTCTAAAGCAGTTTGACTTGGGGTGCTATGTTGGTTTACCTATCCCTATCTCTGTGTATGATGATGAATTGAAAGAGACACAAATACTGTTTCACTCTCCTGAGTCCTGAGTCACCTGAATGGCCTACGTgcctcatatatatatatggatgaaATCTAAACCGATTTAAATTTAACcgtttattctatttaatttaaattataaattgattaaaattataatttgatttaaCTTTTGCAAATTACATACATAGAATGGAATTTTAGATTTACTTTTCAAAATCCAATCTAattaaaattacataatatattataatattattttattatatttaNNNNNNNNNNNNNNNNNNNNNNNNNNNNNNNNNNNNNNNNNNNNNNNNNNNNNNNNNNNNNNNNNNctaagtaaaaaaaaaaagtaataatattatataaattaaggATTAATTTCTATATACAAGTGTTTTAAGCTCACAAGCTTTAAACGAAACCCACTAAATGCGCTGCTTATGTTACGTGTCTCTTTaacaaacttttaaatcaattcaaatcaattaacgcgtaaatatataattttcatttttcaaaagatttcgtttctttttttcaaatttcttgccaaatttgttgGATCTCCTTCTTGCTttgttttttttcgattttcatagtttctgaaatcaaactttgaaattgttttgaagataatagaacttcagaaatacacccaaacgattacagaaatacacccaaatggttacagaaatacacctaaaggattacagaaatacacccaaaagatttaagaaatacacccaaaacatggggaagacagtatatttcttcttgaaatcttttaatgttttgctGATTAAGGATGAGGCACATGGCAGAGacaatatagaaaaaaaaaacctagaagaacagtacattgaataatgtttcttcgttttttctggtgattttttatagagatttgtatcttttcttcttgatttcttctactcttcgcGAGGAGTTGGAACGTGTCTTTTGTTTCGAATGTCTCTTGAATCTTGACGGTTTgcattttgattgaggaagaagaggaagagtgcgGCATAATGAACGCGTGCGTTGGACACTCGATTTTAAAGGAGTTGTGCGCGTGTTTTTTTCTTGAACTTGGACCAACTTGTATAACTTGTAAGCTAAAAAAgtttgtatgtgtagcaggcctcataaattaatatatttattttaatataattatatttttgttctcacaaaaatttataaaattttattttgagattcatgttaaaatttgttttttattaaatattataataaataaattttttaattgaatgagatgtaattaatatttaaaaattataatgaatAGTAGAACAATTATTAAAAGCAtagaaattggttttgatatGTTAAAATAGGTATAtcttttagataattatttatgtgatgaaatgtaaaatgtaatttttttaattacaatacataattaaatagatgcataaaatttttaatttgatagtatattaaaattaaaataaaatattttaaaaatgaaagtgTTTACTAActccttttaatttttgtatctttattatatttttgttgtgaTAAGAATGGAACGTGAATGCTTATTTCCTATATGAGGCTTACATTTTCAAGGGATAATGGAATTAATGAAGATTGAAAATATTCCTTCTATATGCCTATAAATAGGAGGTTAAGCCTCCGTTGATGTTAGACAACAACAAATActattctctctctttataCACAAGCAATAAtaatctttcttctttctcttttatattactaatatttattctctctttatatatcttactataatattagtaaatatactaatcatatttattatattgtgATAATAATTGTGGTGAATATTACTATTAGAGTtatataattatacttttatatttattacctcttccttatttatttattttacaacacgttatcagcacaagactctgatcaaattgtcaggaagactcaggtaacaaattttcattatgtcaaaactctctcatcttgaattcaatacttttgatatttctgaaaataattatttatcatgaatattagatgctgaaatccatcttgattcaatggatcttggagataccattaagacTGAAAATAATGTATCctagaaggataaagccaaagccataatttttcttcgtcgtcatcttgacgaaggattaaaaaatgaatatctcacattaaaagatcctgtaAATCTTTGGAAAGAtcttgaagaaaggtacaatcataaaaaaatggtGATACTTTCTCAagcccgatatgaatggacgtACTTGCGTCTGCAggattttaaattcataaatgaacataattctgcaatgtttcgaattacctcacgaatgaaattatgtgaggaaaagataactgatcatgatatattggagaaaactttctcaaccttccatgcctcgaatgtgctcctgtagcagcagtatcgagaaaaagggtttaaaaaatattctgagttaatttcttgccttcttgttgttGAACGAAATAATGAGTTACTTTTGAAGAATTATGAAGCGCGCCCTGCTGGCGCcaccccatttcctgaagtaaatgtgGTAAATcattaccccagaagaggtgaatggcaaggttttaataacaagaaaaattatggaaggaaaaagaattatgttcaaaagagaggatctcaccagaagtgggataaaaaaagaaatattgggcaaaataaatcaacagatgataagtgtttccgttgtggtggaaagggacattggtcacgtacctgtcgtaccccaaggcacctagtccatctttatcaagcatctttaaaaaaggatgacaaaggaaaggaaacaaattttgtttcaaatgatgctggAAATGTCACctctcattatgatgtatctgatttctttgaggatcttgaaagaaatattggttatttgatcaatgatggaatagtttaatatgtgggaTTGTTAAGTatccatgtaaataaataatgtaaagaacttattgttaagttttattttcatgtatttaagtttcaagtatgatgtatataaataatgaaatattaatgtttatgaatcttgaaatcattaaatgtgtcatgttttaaaataaaattttagtatatgatattatttttacgtacagtgtttcttagaaaaattattccgatcaagtattcaatttaactgtgcatactactcattttattattatttatctttaaagagaatggcaaggatatgtaatgaagatgtatgccttgtGGATAGTGCAAGTTTTCACACTATTattaaaagtgatatatattttacccatcttgtgccaaaagaagaatatgtcaATACTATTATTGACTCGGGCAATGTAATTGAAGGCTCCaaaagagctataattttgttttcaggagaaacaaaatttaaaataaataatgcactattatctaccaagtctctgaggaacttgttgagttttaaaaatattcgcCAAAATGGATATCATGTTAAGACAATGAATGagggaaatcatgagtatttatgtatcacaactcatgatttaaataaaaaggttatattagaaaagttgccctcactttcatctgggttatattataccaagattagtacaattgaatcacatgccattgtaaaccataagTTTACTAActcaaatgaattcataacttggcatgatagattgggttatccgggaacaaccataatgagaaaaattattgaaaactcccatggacattcactaaagaaccagaagatttttaaaactaatgaattttgttgtgttgcatgttctcagggaaagttaattttaaggccatcaccagtaaagattagatttgagtcccctgaatttctagaaaggattcaaggtgatatatgtggacctattcatccaccatgtggatcttttagatattttatggtcctaatagacgcatcttcgagatggtcacatgtgtgcttattatcttctcgcaacttggcgtttgcgagattactggctcaaattattcgattaaaaacacaatttccagaaaatccaattaaAGCAATTtatcttgataatgctggtgaatttactttccAAGCTTTTGAtacttattgtatggctaatggaataagtgttgaacatccagtagctcatgttcacacacaaaaatgggttagcagaatcacttattaaacacctctaattaattgctagacccttacttatgagaacaaatttCCCAACTTCAGtttggggcatgctattttacatgtcgcagcacttattcgtttgaggatAACGAGTTGCCATTAGTTCTCTCCTATACAATTAGCATTTagccagcagccaaatgtttcccatttaagaatattccggtgtgcgatatatgttcccattgcaccacctaatcacaccaaaatgggaccccaaagaaaattggggatatatattggatatgattctccctctatagtaaggtatcttgagataGAAATTGGGGATGTATTTAAATCCCAGTTTGTGGATTATCATTTTCATGAATCTAAATTTCCAATATTAGAGGGAGAGAATAAgattcctgaaaaggaacttaattgaaatgtatcatcgttgatgcatttagatcctcgttcaaggcaatgtgaactagaagttcaaaagattatacatttgtaaagaatagcaaatgactTGCCTGATGTATTTtttgatacaaagaggataaccaaatcttatataccagtgaaaaatgccccaattcgaattgatgtcccagtaggacaagtagccactaaagcaaattcacgccagaagcgtggcagacCTGTCGGTTctaaagacaaaaatcctcgaaaaagaaaagaggtaaatacgattcctgttgaaaaagacatagtagagacacctACAGTTATCCAAACttctgatatagttttaacgccaaaagacgttcaggtacctgaaaattgtgaaaatgacgagatctcgataaattatgtttttataaGAGAGAAATGGGatcgaaataagacaattgtcaatgaaatatttgcatataatgtggcattaaatatcatacatgaaagtaaggatcttgagccaagatcagtcgaagaatgtcgacaaagaaatgattggccaaaatgggaagaagccatgaaggctgaattagacttACTTGCAAAACATGAAGTCTTcagacctgtagtccgtacaccagaagatgtaaaacgtATTGGATACCGacgggtatttgtgagaaaatgaaatgagaaaaatgaagttgtatgctacaaagctcgacttgtagcacaaggtttttcacaaaggcccggtatagattatgaagaaacgtattcccctgtagtagatgcgataacattgcgttatttggtcactttatctgcatatcataaactgcatatacatttaatggatgtggtaacatcctacttatacggctcattagatcgggatatctatatgaaagtccttgaaggactaaagatatctaaaccatccaatgaatattcgcaagggttatactcagttaaattgcaaagatctttatatggtctaaagcaatctggacgaatgtggtataatcgtcttactgagtatctggccaaaaacggattcaagaatgatgatatctgcccatgtgttttcataaagaaatctgcatctgagttcattataattgctgtatacgttgatgatttaaatatcattggaactcctgaagagattccaacaattataaaaactctaaaagaagagtttgagatgaaagatcttggaaagactaaattctgtctcggcctgcagatcgagcatacaaaaaataggatctttattcatcaaacaacatatacaaaaaagatcttgaagagcttttatatggataagtcacatccattaagtaccccaataATCGTAAGGTCTTTGAATGTGGAAAAGGATTAATTCCGtcctaaaaaagaaaatgaagatatccttggtcctgaagtaccatatcttagtgccattggagcgctaatgtatcttgctaataatacgcaacttgacatatcattcgcggtaaatttactagcaaggtatagttcttttctaaccagaagacattggagtggaatcaagcaaatctttcgatatcttcatggaatggttgatatgggattgttttatccatatggatcaaagtcacaactagttggctatgcagatgctgaatacttgtctgatccacacaaagggagatctcaatTAGGATACCTGtttacatatggtggtacagctatatcatggaggtccacgaaacagacgattgcTGCAATATCTTCTAATCATGCcgaaatactagcgatacataaagctagtcgcgagtgtttttggctcagaagtttgatccaatatattctgtcatcatgcggactgattgatcataagatagctccaactgtcctgtttgaagataatacaacaTGCATTACTCAGTTTAAAggcggatacatcaaaggtgatagaacaaagcatatttctcccaaattcttcttcactcatgattttcaaaatcaaggaacaattgatgtccaacaga belongs to Arachis duranensis cultivar V14167 chromosome 8, aradu.V14167.gnm2.J7QH, whole genome shotgun sequence and includes:
- the LOC107460725 gene encoding BTB/POZ domain-containing protein At1g21780; the protein is MAMGDSRVDTIARLAQWKIDNFGPCSYKKSDPFKVGIWNWYLSIERNRYLYIHLFPEPSRVSKEQPPVARFILRVSNAGSSRRFYISPVHERILRTYDDFVWPVDTSFVGRFIIDVEFLDLKICPLNGGEASSIWPSEGKLQSIASQSTLSCLSRMLDDAIHADLTIITADGTLRAHKAILSASSPVFQSMFHHNLREKESSTIHIEDMSLESCTALLRYLYGTIKQDDFWKHRLALLGAANKYDITGLKDVCEDSLLEDLNSGNVLERLNEAWLYQLHKLKKGCLTFLFDFGKIYDVRDEVNNFFQHADRELMMEMFQEVLTVWRPV